One genomic window of Pseudokineococcus lusitanus includes the following:
- a CDS encoding PspA/IM30 family protein translates to MAQQSLLGRVGQLVRANLNAMIDAAEDPQVMLDQMVRDYTSSIREAEDAVAQTIGNLRLLEADAAEARETAQQWGGKALAASRRADDLRAAGSASEADRFDNLAKVALQRQLAAEQELKGFEPQLASQREVVEKLKKGLEGMRGKLSELKTKRDQLASRAKVAEAQNRMHDAVRHVDLLDPTSEVSRFEEKVRREEAKAAGRAELAASSLDAQFEELDASGDDLEVEARLAALKAGSAG, encoded by the coding sequence ATGGCGCAGCAGTCCCTGCTCGGCCGCGTCGGCCAGCTGGTGCGGGCCAACCTCAACGCGATGATCGACGCCGCCGAGGACCCGCAGGTGATGCTCGACCAGATGGTGCGCGACTACACGAGCAGCATCCGCGAGGCGGAGGACGCCGTCGCGCAGACCATCGGCAACCTCCGCCTGCTCGAGGCGGACGCCGCCGAGGCGCGCGAGACCGCGCAGCAGTGGGGCGGCAAGGCGCTCGCCGCCAGCCGCCGGGCCGACGACCTGCGCGCCGCCGGCAGCGCCTCCGAGGCCGACCGCTTCGACAACCTCGCCAAGGTGGCGCTCCAGCGCCAGCTGGCCGCCGAGCAGGAGCTCAAGGGCTTCGAGCCCCAGCTGGCCTCCCAGCGGGAGGTCGTCGAGAAGCTGAAGAAGGGGCTGGAGGGCATGCGCGGCAAGCTCTCCGAGCTCAAGACCAAGCGCGACCAGCTCGCCTCCCGCGCCAAGGTCGCCGAGGCGCAGAACCGCATGCACGACGCCGTCCGGCACGTCGACCTCCTCGACCCCACGAGCGAGGTGTCGCGCTTCGAGGAGAAGGTGCGCCGCGAGGAGGCCAAGGCCGCCGGGCGCGCCGAGCTGGCGGCGTCGTCGCTCGACGCGCAGTTCGAGGAGCTCGACGCGAGCGGCGACGACCTCGAGGTCGAGGCCCGGCTCGCGGCGCTCAAGGCCGGCTCGGCCGGCTGA
- a CDS encoding DUF885 domain-containing protein codes for MSSPAVPAAPAPRTPSSVDAVADAHVEAYAALDPVAATGMGVAGHEDRLTDYSPAAADGRTDLARRTLAALDGLSPADDVDVVTLAAMRERLGLEVELAEARVGRADVTVLATPLQDVREVFDVMARDTADDWATVARRLSAVPDALAGYGRAVLEEAADGRGPAVRQVLAAAEQAEDAGDPAGYFADLAAGARPGGAAPSPALAADLARGAAAAAAAYADLARTLREDVLPRAREDDACGREEYALRSRLFLGATVDLEETYAWGLAEVARVEAEMAEVAREITGGPDVDAAVAVLDADPARRLPDVDAYVAWMQDLSDRTVVELGREHFDVPEPLRTLECRIAPSATGAIYYTGPSEDLVRPGRMWFSVPPEQTTFTTWLDTTTVFHEGVPGHHLQVGQTLLRGDVLNRWRRTMAWCSGYGEGWALYAERLMAELGYLDDPGDRMGMLVGQVLRASRVVVDIGLHCRLAAPAEVGGGTWDAAKVGEYLRGHARQDPALLRFEHLRYLGWPGQAPSYKVGERLWLRLRDDVRAAEGDAFSAKAFHRRALDLGAVGLDVLAAALTPAEAVTPRA; via the coding sequence ATGTCCTCTCCCGCCGTCCCGGCCGCTCCCGCCCCCCGCACCCCCTCCTCCGTCGACGCCGTCGCCGACGCCCACGTCGAGGCCTACGCCGCGCTCGACCCCGTCGCGGCCACGGGCATGGGCGTCGCCGGCCACGAGGACCGCCTCACCGACTACTCGCCCGCGGCGGCCGACGGGCGCACCGACCTGGCCCGGCGGACCCTCGCGGCGCTCGACGGCCTCTCCCCCGCCGACGACGTCGACGTCGTCACCCTCGCGGCGATGCGCGAGCGGCTCGGGCTGGAGGTCGAGCTCGCCGAGGCCCGCGTCGGCCGGGCGGACGTCACCGTCCTCGCGACGCCGCTGCAGGACGTGCGCGAGGTCTTCGACGTCATGGCGCGGGACACCGCGGACGACTGGGCGACCGTCGCCCGGCGCCTTTCCGCCGTCCCCGACGCGCTGGCCGGCTACGGACGCGCCGTCCTCGAGGAGGCCGCGGACGGCCGCGGGCCCGCCGTCCGGCAGGTCCTCGCCGCCGCGGAGCAGGCCGAGGACGCCGGCGACCCGGCCGGGTACTTCGCCGACCTCGCCGCCGGCGCCCGCCCCGGCGGCGCCGCGCCGTCGCCGGCCCTGGCCGCGGACCTCGCCCGCGGGGCTGCGGCCGCCGCCGCCGCCTACGCGGACCTCGCCCGGACGCTGCGCGAGGACGTCCTCCCCCGTGCGCGGGAGGACGACGCCTGCGGCCGCGAGGAGTACGCGCTGCGCAGCCGCCTCTTCCTCGGCGCCACGGTCGACCTCGAGGAGACCTACGCCTGGGGGCTCGCGGAGGTCGCCCGCGTCGAGGCCGAGATGGCGGAGGTGGCCCGGGAGATCACCGGCGGCCCCGACGTCGACGCGGCCGTCGCCGTGCTCGACGCCGACCCCGCCCGCCGGCTCCCCGACGTCGACGCCTACGTCGCGTGGATGCAGGACCTGTCCGACCGCACGGTCGTCGAGCTCGGCCGCGAGCACTTCGACGTCCCCGAGCCGCTGCGGACGCTCGAGTGCCGCATCGCGCCCAGCGCGACGGGCGCCATCTACTACACCGGGCCGAGCGAGGACCTCGTCCGGCCGGGCCGCATGTGGTTCTCCGTGCCGCCCGAGCAGACGACCTTCACGACCTGGCTCGACACGACGACGGTCTTCCACGAGGGCGTGCCCGGCCACCACCTCCAGGTGGGCCAGACGCTCCTGCGCGGCGACGTCCTCAACCGCTGGCGCCGGACGATGGCGTGGTGCAGCGGCTACGGCGAGGGCTGGGCGCTCTACGCCGAGCGGCTCATGGCCGAGCTCGGGTACCTCGACGACCCGGGCGACCGGATGGGCATGCTCGTCGGCCAGGTGCTGCGGGCCTCGCGCGTCGTCGTCGACATCGGCCTGCACTGCCGCCTCGCCGCGCCCGCCGAGGTCGGCGGCGGCACGTGGGACGCGGCGAAGGTCGGCGAGTACCTGCGCGGCCACGCCCGCCAGGACCCCGCCCTGCTGCGCTTCGAGCACCTGCGCTACCTCGGCTGGCCGGGGCAGGCGCCGTCCTACAAGGTCGGCGAGCGGCTCTGGCTCCGCCTGCGCGACGACGTCCGCGCCGCGGAGGGCGACGCGTTCTCCGCGAAGGCCTTCCACCGGCGCGCGCTCGACCTCGGCGCCGTGGGGCTCGACGTCCTGGCGGCGGCGCTGACGCCGGCGGAGGCCGTGACGCCGCGGGCCTGA
- a CDS encoding Maf family protein yields the protein MRLVLASASPARLALLRAAGTDPLVLVSGVDEDAVVARYGVTDAEDVCLVLARAKAEEVAGRLDDVEGLGDDDALVVGCDSVLELDGEVHGKPADAAEAVARWRRMRGRSGVLHTGHWLVDARDEGSGATLGAVSSTTVRFADVDDEEVEAYVATGEPLAVAGAFTLDGLGGAYVTGVEGEPSAVVGLGLSTLRGLLADVGVRWSALRRTGDA from the coding sequence GTGCGCCTCGTGCTTGCCTCCGCCTCGCCCGCCCGCCTCGCGCTGCTGCGCGCCGCGGGCACCGACCCGCTCGTCCTCGTCAGCGGCGTCGACGAGGACGCCGTCGTGGCCCGGTACGGGGTCACCGACGCGGAGGACGTCTGCCTGGTCCTGGCCCGGGCGAAGGCCGAGGAGGTGGCGGGCCGCCTCGACGACGTCGAGGGCCTCGGCGACGACGACGCCCTCGTCGTCGGCTGCGACTCCGTCCTCGAGCTGGACGGCGAGGTCCACGGCAAGCCCGCCGACGCCGCCGAGGCCGTGGCGCGCTGGCGGCGCATGCGCGGGCGCTCCGGGGTCCTCCACACGGGCCACTGGCTCGTCGACGCGCGCGACGAGGGCTCCGGCGCGACGCTCGGCGCCGTCTCCTCGACGACGGTCCGCTTCGCCGACGTCGACGACGAGGAGGTCGAGGCCTACGTCGCCACCGGCGAGCCGCTGGCGGTCGCCGGCGCCTTCACCCTCGACGGGCTCGGCGGCGCCTACGTCACCGGCGTCGAGGGCGAGCCGTCCGCCGTCGTCGGGCTCGGGCTGTCGACGCTGCGCGGGCTGCTCGCCGACGTCGGCGTGCGCTGGTCGGCGCTGCGACGGACCGGCGACGCCTGA
- a CDS encoding endonuclease domain-containing protein → MAPTDDVDLPLVFRGADAVRDGVLTSRQLRDGPWVRLLRGTYTRRDVEVTHPLMCRAAGLLLPPSAMLTGASAAAVLVGATWLRARDDVQVVVPSTAARPTVKGVVARRSSAALVGGRRWETTTIAEPARVAFDAAARVPLAAGVGRLDALVRSGFVDVDHLTGWLDGRHDGDVVAVRAALALVDPRAESLPESAVRVELVLAGFDVVPQFVVRTSRGTARVDLALPDLRIAVEYDGAWHQLAEQRAKDRERAERLREAGWIVVHVSAEHLRTPGVVTTMVRAAVARR, encoded by the coding sequence GTGGCGCCCACCGACGACGTCGACCTCCCTCTCGTCTTCCGCGGGGCGGACGCCGTCCGCGACGGGGTCCTCACGTCCCGGCAGCTGCGGGACGGGCCGTGGGTGCGGCTGCTGAGAGGGACGTACACGCGTCGGGACGTCGAGGTCACGCACCCTCTGATGTGCAGGGCGGCCGGGCTGCTGCTCCCGCCGTCCGCGATGCTGACCGGCGCCTCGGCGGCGGCCGTCCTCGTCGGGGCCACCTGGCTGCGCGCCCGTGACGACGTCCAGGTGGTCGTCCCGTCCACCGCCGCCCGGCCGACGGTCAAGGGAGTCGTCGCCCGACGGTCCTCCGCCGCGCTGGTCGGGGGACGACGCTGGGAGACGACGACGATCGCGGAGCCAGCACGCGTCGCCTTCGACGCCGCGGCCCGCGTACCGCTGGCGGCCGGCGTCGGCCGCCTCGACGCGCTCGTCAGGTCCGGATTCGTCGACGTCGACCACCTCACCGGCTGGCTCGACGGCCGGCACGACGGCGACGTCGTCGCCGTCCGCGCTGCGCTGGCGCTCGTCGACCCGCGCGCCGAGTCCTTGCCCGAGTCCGCGGTCCGCGTGGAGCTGGTGCTCGCCGGCTTCGACGTCGTCCCCCAGTTCGTGGTCCGCACCAGCCGGGGCACGGCCCGGGTCGACCTCGCCCTCCCCGACCTCCGCATCGCCGTCGAGTACGACGGCGCGTGGCACCAGCTGGCGGAGCAGCGCGCCAAGGACCGGGAGCGGGCCGAGCGACTCCGCGAGGCAGGGTGGATCGTCGTGCACGTCTCGGCCGAGCACCTCCGGACGCCCGGGGTGGTCACGACGATGGTCCGGGCCGCCGTCGCCCGCCGCTGA
- a CDS encoding GntP family permease → MSDVQVLLTTAAAVLVVVLLVVRLQVNPVVSLVVGAVGLGLATGQGVEGTLGTVTGGFGSIMAEVGLLIGFGVLMGAMLDELGAIRRLVAALLRVFGPQRLPYTFGLALATVLQSIFIDVMLVISAPLARRVAPHIGPAGTARMATAIAIGLETGIVLVVPGIGALALAGLLGVPLGQMLLLGVAVTVPTVVVSVAIMSAVLRRTWDPARDEQPVEVPAAVAAGSPAGSPAAPTAPGGAAGDATGDLTGDAPAPGREPRLLLLFAPLLAALVLIASGALAEVAGLEHPVVLLLSDPVVALLLGVLGTSAVGRATAGRERVVCAVGRGFAESGQILLLTGVGGSLAATVEAAGLGDVLGQYFSAGTSGALAGLVLVWAIAAVLHVAVGSVTISAITAAGVLAPVVPTLGLAPVLVALAAGAGSLFLVHVTSNTFWLLQSLLGQTTRGTLKTCSLGVSVASVVALGFVLLLALVL, encoded by the coding sequence GTGTCGGACGTCCAGGTCCTGCTCACCACCGCCGCCGCCGTCCTCGTGGTGGTGCTGCTCGTCGTGCGCCTCCAGGTGAACCCCGTGGTGTCGCTCGTCGTCGGCGCCGTCGGGCTCGGGCTCGCCACGGGTCAGGGGGTCGAGGGCACGCTGGGGACCGTCACCGGCGGCTTCGGCTCGATCATGGCCGAGGTGGGCCTGCTCATCGGCTTCGGCGTCCTCATGGGCGCGATGCTCGACGAGCTGGGGGCCATCCGGCGGCTGGTCGCCGCGCTGCTGCGCGTCTTCGGGCCGCAGCGGCTGCCGTACACCTTCGGCCTGGCCCTGGCGACGGTGCTCCAGTCGATCTTCATCGACGTCATGCTCGTCATCTCCGCGCCGCTGGCCCGCCGCGTCGCGCCGCACATCGGCCCGGCCGGGACGGCGCGGATGGCCACGGCGATCGCGATCGGCCTCGAGACCGGGATCGTCCTCGTCGTGCCCGGCATCGGCGCCCTCGCGCTCGCCGGTCTCCTGGGCGTCCCTCTGGGCCAGATGCTCCTGCTCGGCGTCGCGGTGACGGTGCCGACCGTCGTCGTCTCCGTCGCGATCATGTCCGCCGTCCTCCGGCGCACCTGGGACCCGGCCAGGGACGAGCAGCCCGTCGAGGTCCCCGCCGCCGTGGCCGCCGGGTCGCCGGCGGGGTCGCCCGCCGCCCCGACGGCGCCCGGCGGGGCCGCCGGGGACGCGACCGGCGACCTGACGGGGGACGCCCCCGCCCCCGGCCGCGAGCCGCGGCTGCTCCTGCTCTTCGCGCCGCTCCTGGCCGCCCTCGTCCTCATCGCCTCCGGGGCGCTGGCCGAGGTGGCGGGGCTCGAGCACCCCGTCGTGCTGCTGCTGTCCGACCCCGTGGTGGCGCTGCTGCTGGGCGTCCTGGGCACGAGCGCCGTCGGCCGGGCCACCGCGGGCCGCGAGCGGGTGGTGTGCGCGGTCGGCCGCGGCTTCGCGGAGAGCGGCCAGATCCTCCTGCTCACCGGGGTGGGCGGCTCGCTCGCCGCCACCGTCGAGGCGGCCGGGCTCGGCGACGTCCTCGGGCAGTACTTCTCCGCCGGCACCTCCGGGGCCCTCGCCGGGCTCGTCCTCGTCTGGGCCATCGCCGCCGTCCTCCACGTGGCCGTGGGCTCGGTGACGATCTCCGCCATCACCGCCGCCGGCGTCCTCGCACCCGTCGTCCCCACGCTCGGGCTCGCCCCCGTGCTCGTCGCGCTCGCGGCGGGGGCGGGCTCGCTCTTCCTCGTCCACGTCACGAGCAACACGTTCTGGCTCCTGCAGTCGCTGCTGGGCCAGACCACGCGCGGGACGCTGAAGACCTGCTCGCTCGGGGTCTCCGTCGCCTCCGTCGTCGCCCTCGGCTTCGTCCTGCTCCTCGCCCTCGTGCTGTGA
- a CDS encoding CaiB/BaiF CoA transferase family protein translates to MPVAPLAGTRVVELGNYIAAPTAGRMLADFGADVVKVERPRTGDELRGWRLGRGTTSMLFRTTNRGKRSVALDLRSDAGREAVLDLVAASDVVLENFRPGTLERWGLGPDVLERVRPGLVLTRISAFGQTGPLAGRPGFAAVAEAMGGFRELVGDPDRPPVRVGVSIGDTIAGMHAAFGTVMALHQREVRRAAGLDPVPLAERTVDVALNEAMLSVMESLLPDLDAYGTRRTRTGGRMEGIAPSNAYLCAGGRSVVVAGNGDSIFRRLMDVVGRPDLGEDPDLATNAGRWARREQLDAAIGAWTAGRTSAEALAALDAAGVPSGPIQTAEDLVVDPQLLARGMVQRMDVSTGEEVLHDVAFPGVVPVVGGGRSLPVRSLGPDLGEHTAEVLRELGRTEDQVAALVGGAA, encoded by the coding sequence GTGCCCGTCGCCCCCCTCGCCGGCACCCGCGTCGTCGAGCTCGGCAACTACATCGCCGCGCCCACGGCCGGCCGCATGCTGGCCGACTTCGGCGCCGACGTCGTCAAGGTCGAGCGCCCCCGCACGGGCGACGAGCTGCGGGGCTGGCGCCTGGGGAGGGGCACGACGTCGATGCTCTTCCGCACCACCAACCGCGGGAAGCGGTCGGTGGCCCTGGACCTGCGGTCCGACGCCGGGCGCGAGGCGGTCCTCGACCTCGTGGCCGCCTCCGACGTGGTCCTCGAGAACTTCCGGCCCGGCACGCTCGAGCGGTGGGGCCTGGGCCCCGACGTCCTGGAGCGGGTGCGCCCGGGGCTCGTGCTCACGCGGATCTCGGCCTTCGGCCAGACGGGACCCCTGGCCGGGCGGCCGGGCTTCGCCGCCGTCGCGGAGGCGATGGGCGGCTTCCGGGAGCTCGTCGGCGACCCCGACCGGCCCCCCGTCCGCGTGGGCGTGTCCATCGGCGACACGATCGCCGGCATGCACGCCGCCTTCGGCACGGTCATGGCCCTGCACCAGCGCGAGGTGCGGCGGGCCGCGGGCCTGGACCCGGTGCCCCTCGCCGAGCGCACCGTCGACGTGGCGCTCAACGAGGCGATGCTCTCGGTGATGGAGTCGCTCCTGCCCGACCTCGACGCCTACGGGACCCGCCGGACCCGGACGGGAGGGCGGATGGAGGGCATCGCCCCCTCCAACGCCTACCTGTGCGCCGGCGGGCGGAGCGTCGTCGTCGCCGGCAACGGCGACTCGATCTTCCGCCGCCTCATGGACGTCGTCGGGCGCCCCGACCTGGGCGAGGACCCGGACCTCGCGACGAACGCCGGGCGCTGGGCCCGGCGCGAGCAGCTCGACGCCGCCATCGGCGCCTGGACGGCGGGCCGGACCTCCGCCGAGGCGCTCGCGGCGCTCGACGCCGCCGGCGTCCCCTCGGGCCCCATCCAGACGGCCGAGGACCTCGTCGTCGACCCGCAGCTCCTCGCGCGGGGGATGGTGCAGCGGATGGACGTCTCGACGGGCGAGGAGGTGCTGCACGACGTCGCCTTCCCGGGCGTCGTCCCCGTCGTCGGGGGCGGGCGGTCGCTGCCGGTGCGCAGCCTCGGCCCCGACCTCGGCGAGCACACCGCCGAGGTGCTGCGGGAGCTCGGGCGCACCGAGGACCAGGTCGCGGCGCTGGTCGGGGGCGCGGCGTGA
- a CDS encoding dicarboxylate/amino acid:cation symporter, producing MRELLRRAARVPFGVQILVGLVAGVALGVLARSMGGTADDPNALTTVLDTVGSTFVQLLRVVVPPLVLTAVVVSIANLRQVTNAARLAGQTLLWFAITALISVAIGIGLGLLTNPGRSATIDVGQASASGTQGGWLDFLDQLVPANILGLRASTSVEQGADGVVTGSSTNLSFSVLSLVVLAIVIGAAALKTGEKAEPFVAFMRSALAVTQTALWWVIRLTPLGTAGLLGNAVASYGWDLVAPLAVFTVDVYVGSLIVMLVVYPVLVKAHGLSARKYLSGAWPAITLAFVSRSSVGTLPVTQRVAERNLGVPREYASFAVPLGATTKMDSCAAIYPALAAITVAQLFDVQLGVWDYLLIAFVSVVGSAATAGLTGAVVMLTLTLSTLGLPLEGVGLLLAIDPILDMIRTATNVAGQAIVPAIVAKREGILDVEAYHAPRGRDPLALDDVDRHDVRATDGTREEQGSDGTRVATPA from the coding sequence GTGAGAGAGCTCCTCCGACGCGCGGCGCGCGTCCCCTTCGGCGTCCAGATCCTCGTCGGCCTCGTGGCCGGCGTCGCCCTCGGTGTGCTCGCCCGCTCGATGGGCGGCACCGCGGACGACCCCAACGCGCTGACGACGGTCCTCGACACCGTCGGCAGCACCTTCGTGCAGCTGCTGCGCGTGGTCGTGCCCCCGCTCGTGCTGACGGCGGTCGTCGTCTCCATCGCGAACCTGCGGCAGGTCACCAACGCGGCCCGCCTCGCCGGCCAGACGCTCCTGTGGTTCGCCATCACGGCGCTCATCTCGGTGGCGATCGGCATCGGCCTCGGCCTGCTGACCAACCCCGGCCGCAGCGCCACCATCGACGTCGGCCAGGCGTCGGCGTCGGGCACCCAGGGCGGCTGGCTCGACTTCCTCGACCAGCTCGTCCCGGCCAACATCCTCGGCCTCCGCGCGAGCACGAGCGTCGAGCAGGGCGCCGACGGCGTCGTCACGGGGTCGTCGACCAACCTGTCCTTCTCCGTGCTCTCCCTCGTCGTCCTCGCCATCGTCATCGGCGCCGCGGCGCTCAAGACCGGCGAGAAGGCGGAGCCCTTCGTCGCCTTCATGCGCTCGGCGCTCGCCGTGACGCAGACGGCCCTCTGGTGGGTCATCCGCCTCACCCCGCTCGGCACCGCCGGCCTGCTCGGCAATGCCGTCGCCAGCTACGGGTGGGACCTCGTCGCCCCGCTCGCCGTCTTCACGGTCGACGTCTACGTCGGCTCGCTCATCGTCATGCTCGTCGTCTACCCGGTCCTCGTGAAGGCGCACGGGCTGTCGGCCCGCAAGTACCTCTCCGGCGCGTGGCCGGCCATCACGCTGGCCTTCGTCTCCCGCAGCTCCGTGGGCACGCTCCCCGTGACGCAGCGCGTCGCGGAGCGCAACCTCGGCGTCCCGCGCGAGTACGCCTCCTTCGCCGTGCCGCTCGGCGCGACGACGAAGATGGACTCCTGCGCCGCCATCTACCCGGCGCTCGCGGCCATCACGGTGGCGCAGCTCTTCGACGTCCAGCTCGGCGTCTGGGACTACCTGCTCATCGCGTTCGTGTCCGTCGTCGGCTCCGCCGCGACGGCCGGCCTCACCGGCGCGGTCGTCATGCTCACGCTGACGCTGTCCACGCTGGGCCTGCCGCTCGAGGGCGTCGGCCTGCTGCTGGCCATCGACCCGATCCTCGACATGATCCGCACGGCCACCAACGTGGCCGGGCAGGCGATCGTCCCGGCGATCGTCGCCAAGCGCGAGGGCATCCTCGACGTCGAGGCGTACCACGCGCCCCGCGGGCGCGACCCCCTCGCGCTCGACGACGTCGACCGCCACGACGTGCGCGCGACCGACGGCACCCGCGAGGAGCAGGGCAGCGACGGGACCCGGGTGGCCACGCCCGCCTGA
- a CDS encoding biotin carboxylase N-terminal domain-containing protein, with product MTKVLVANRGEIAVRVARACADAGLASVAVYADPDRDALHVRTADEAFALGGSTPGESYLRQDKLLDVARRSGADAVHPGYGFLSENAEFAQAVIDAGLVWVGPPPSAIRALGDKVAARRIAEAAGAPLVAGTPDPVESAAEVLAFVDEHGLPVAIKAAHGGGGRGLKVVREREDVEAAYESAVREAVAAFGRGECFVERFLDRPRHVETQCLADEHGAVVVVSTRDCSLQRRNQKLVEEAPAPFLTDAQVAELYRASKEVLRTAGYVGAGTCEFLVAPDGTTSFLEVNTRLQVEHPVSEEVTGIDLVREQLRLAVGEPLGYDDPPVRGHSFEFRLNAEDAGRGFLPAPGKVRRLELPSGPGVRVDSGVVAGDVVSGQFDSMLGKLVVTGADRRQALERSRRALAELRVDGLPTVVPFHRAVVVDPAFAPEVTGGEGPFRVHTRWIETEYANHVEPYDAAAAAPGGHHEREAVVVEVGGRRLEVVLPAGLGAVASGARGAVSGVAAGVAGRAKARRGRAQKTTASGAALTSPMQGTIVQVVAAEGDTVAAGDTVVVLEAMKMEQPLTAHRAGVVRHLTAAVGETVSAGAAVCEITDPAAPDTP from the coding sequence ATCACGAAGGTCCTCGTGGCCAACCGCGGCGAGATCGCCGTCCGCGTCGCGCGCGCCTGCGCCGACGCGGGCCTCGCCTCCGTGGCCGTCTACGCCGACCCCGACCGCGACGCCCTCCACGTGCGCACGGCCGACGAGGCCTTCGCCCTGGGCGGCAGCACGCCCGGCGAGTCCTACCTCCGCCAGGACAAGCTCCTCGACGTCGCGCGCCGCAGCGGCGCGGACGCCGTCCACCCCGGCTACGGCTTCCTGTCGGAGAACGCCGAGTTCGCGCAGGCCGTCATCGACGCCGGGCTCGTCTGGGTCGGCCCGCCGCCGTCGGCCATCCGCGCGCTGGGCGACAAGGTCGCCGCCCGCCGGATCGCCGAGGCCGCCGGCGCCCCCCTCGTCGCGGGCACGCCCGACCCCGTGGAGAGCGCGGCCGAGGTGCTCGCCTTCGTCGACGAGCACGGGCTCCCCGTGGCCATCAAGGCCGCCCACGGCGGCGGCGGGCGCGGGCTCAAGGTCGTGCGCGAGCGCGAGGACGTCGAGGCCGCGTACGAGTCGGCCGTCCGCGAGGCCGTGGCCGCCTTCGGGCGCGGCGAGTGCTTCGTCGAGCGCTTCCTCGACCGGCCGCGCCACGTCGAGACGCAGTGCCTGGCGGACGAGCACGGGGCGGTCGTCGTCGTCTCGACGCGCGACTGCTCCCTGCAGCGGCGCAACCAGAAGCTCGTCGAGGAGGCGCCCGCGCCCTTCCTCACCGACGCGCAGGTGGCCGAGCTCTACCGCGCCTCCAAGGAGGTGCTGCGCACGGCCGGCTACGTCGGCGCGGGCACCTGCGAGTTCCTCGTCGCGCCGGACGGCACGACGTCGTTCCTCGAGGTCAACACGCGCTTGCAGGTCGAGCACCCGGTCTCCGAGGAGGTCACCGGCATCGACCTCGTCCGCGAGCAGCTGCGCCTGGCCGTCGGCGAGCCCCTCGGCTACGACGACCCGCCCGTGCGCGGGCACTCCTTCGAGTTCCGCCTCAACGCCGAGGACGCCGGCCGCGGCTTCCTCCCCGCCCCCGGCAAGGTGAGGCGGCTCGAGCTGCCCTCCGGCCCGGGCGTGCGCGTCGACTCGGGCGTCGTCGCGGGCGACGTCGTCTCCGGCCAGTTCGACTCGATGCTCGGCAAGCTCGTCGTCACCGGCGCCGACCGTCGTCAGGCGCTCGAGCGCTCGCGCCGCGCCCTCGCGGAGCTGCGGGTCGACGGGCTCCCGACGGTCGTGCCCTTCCACCGTGCCGTCGTCGTCGACCCGGCCTTCGCGCCGGAGGTCACGGGCGGCGAGGGGCCCTTCCGGGTCCACACGCGCTGGATCGAGACGGAGTACGCCAACCACGTCGAGCCGTACGACGCCGCCGCCGCGGCGCCCGGCGGCCACCACGAGCGCGAGGCCGTCGTCGTCGAGGTCGGCGGCCGCCGCCTCGAGGTCGTGCTCCCGGCCGGGCTGGGCGCCGTCGCGTCCGGCGCGCGCGGGGCCGTCTCGGGCGTCGCCGCGGGCGTCGCGGGCCGCGCCAAGGCCCGCCGCGGCCGCGCGCAGAAGACGACGGCGAGCGGCGCCGCCCTCACCTCGCCCATGCAGGGCACGATCGTCCAGGTCGTGGCCGCGGAGGGCGACACCGTCGCCGCCGGCGACACGGTCGTCGTCCTCGAGGCGATGAAGATGGAGCAGCCCCTCACCGCCCACCGCGCGGGCGTGGTGCGCCACCTCACCGCCGCCGTCGGCGAGACGGTCTCCGCGGGCGCGGCGGTGTGCGAGATCACCGACCCCGCCGCCCCCGACACCCCCTGA